One Pseudomonas brassicacearum genomic region harbors:
- a CDS encoding ABC transporter substrate-binding protein: MNAISRLATVISLASLLPVAAFPVSALAAESKGSVEVVHWWTSGGEKAAIDVLKAQVEKDGFTWKDGAVAGGGGSTAMTVLKSRAVAGNPPGVAQIKGPDIQEWASTGLLDTDILKDVAKAEKWDSLLDKKVSDTVKYEGDYVAVPVNIHRVNWLWINPEVFKKAGITKNPTTLEEFYAAADKLKAAGFIPLAHGGQPWQDSTVFEAVVLSVMGADGYKKALVDLDNKALTGPEMVKALTELKKVATYMDADGKGQDWNLEAAKVINGKAGMQIMGDWAKSEWTAAKKVAGKDYECVAFPGTEKAFTYNIDSLAVFKQKDKGTAAGQQDIAKVVLGENFQKVFSINKGSIPVRNDMLGDMAKYGFDSCAQTAAKDFLADAKSGGLQPSMAHNMATTLAVQGAFFDVVTNYINDPKADPADAAKKLGAAVQSAK; the protein is encoded by the coding sequence ATGAATGCGATTTCTCGCCTCGCTACTGTCATTTCTCTTGCTTCCTTGCTTCCCGTCGCAGCATTCCCTGTCAGCGCCCTTGCCGCCGAATCCAAAGGTTCCGTGGAAGTCGTCCATTGGTGGACGTCGGGTGGTGAAAAAGCCGCGATCGATGTGCTCAAGGCCCAAGTAGAGAAAGACGGCTTTACCTGGAAGGACGGCGCTGTCGCCGGTGGTGGCGGTTCCACAGCCATGACCGTGCTCAAGAGCCGTGCCGTGGCCGGCAACCCACCAGGTGTCGCCCAGATCAAGGGCCCGGACATCCAGGAATGGGCGTCCACCGGGCTGCTCGACACCGACATCCTGAAAGACGTTGCCAAAGCAGAGAAGTGGGACAGCCTGCTCGACAAGAAAGTCTCCGATACCGTGAAGTACGAAGGTGATTACGTGGCCGTGCCGGTGAACATTCACCGCGTCAACTGGCTGTGGATCAACCCCGAAGTCTTCAAGAAAGCTGGCATCACCAAGAACCCTACCACCCTCGAAGAATTCTACGCCGCCGCTGACAAGCTCAAGGCCGCAGGCTTCATTCCGCTCGCCCACGGTGGCCAGCCTTGGCAGGACAGCACCGTGTTCGAAGCCGTGGTGCTCTCGGTGATGGGCGCCGATGGCTACAAGAAGGCCCTGGTCGACCTGGATAACAAGGCCCTGACCGGTCCGGAAATGGTCAAGGCGCTGACCGAGCTGAAGAAAGTCGCGACCTACATGGACGCCGACGGCAAGGGCCAGGACTGGAACCTGGAAGCGGCCAAGGTCATCAACGGCAAGGCCGGCATGCAGATCATGGGTGACTGGGCCAAAAGCGAGTGGACCGCCGCGAAGAAAGTCGCTGGCAAGGACTACGAGTGCGTAGCCTTCCCGGGCACCGAAAAGGCCTTCACCTACAACATCGACTCCCTGGCGGTGTTCAAGCAGAAAGACAAAGGCACTGCGGCCGGTCAGCAGGATATCGCCAAGGTCGTGCTGGGTGAGAACTTCCAGAAGGTCTTCAGCATCAACAAGGGTTCGATCCCGGTGCGCAACGACATGCTCGGCGACATGGCCAAGTACGGTTTCGATTCCTGCGCCCAGACCGCTGCCAAGGACTTCCTGGCGGACGCCAAGTCCGGCGGCCTGCAGCCGAGCATGGCGCACAACATGGCGACCACGCTGGCGGTCCAGGGGGCGTTCTTTGACGTGGTGACCAACTACATCAACGACCCGAAAGCCGACCCTGCCGATGCCGCCAAGAAACTTGGCGCTGCGGTCCAGTCTGCCAAGTAA
- a CDS encoding AGE family epimerase/isomerase — translation MDTFQPAFSSWLNSPAHQQWLAAEGLRLLAFAKASKLPDGFGNLDELGRLPANARAETMNTARMTHSFAMAHIQGLPGFAELVDHGVEALSGPLRDAEHGGWFATAQPPEDDTGKAAYLHAFVALAASSAVVAQRPGAQALLDEAVRVIDAHFWSEEEGALRESFNRDWSIEEAYRGANSNMHATEAFLALADATDDPRWLVRALHIVERVIHGHAAANDYLVVEHFDRDWQPLREYNHDNPADGFRPYGTTPGHGFEWARLLLHLEAARVQIGMLTPGWLAQDAQKLFDQNCRHGWNVDGAPGIVYTLDWDNRAVVRHRLHWVHAEAAAAASALLKRTDEAKYEAWYRLFWEFCDKHFIDRCNGSWHHELDPQNSPSADIWPGKPDLYHAWQAVLIPRLPLAPSMATALAKFSSPAPV, via the coding sequence ATGGACACCTTCCAACCGGCCTTCAGCAGTTGGCTGAACTCGCCTGCCCACCAGCAATGGCTGGCCGCCGAAGGCTTGCGACTGCTGGCGTTCGCCAAGGCCTCGAAGCTGCCGGATGGCTTTGGCAACCTGGACGAGCTGGGGCGCCTGCCGGCCAATGCCCGGGCCGAAACCATGAACACCGCGCGCATGACCCACAGCTTCGCCATGGCGCACATCCAGGGCCTGCCGGGGTTTGCCGAGCTGGTGGATCATGGCGTCGAGGCCCTGAGCGGCCCTTTGCGCGACGCCGAACATGGTGGCTGGTTCGCCACGGCGCAACCCCCTGAAGATGACACCGGCAAGGCCGCCTACCTGCATGCCTTCGTGGCCCTGGCCGCCAGTTCCGCCGTGGTGGCCCAGCGCCCCGGTGCCCAGGCATTGCTGGACGAAGCGGTGCGGGTCATCGACGCGCATTTCTGGAGCGAGGAAGAGGGCGCCCTGCGCGAGTCCTTCAACCGCGACTGGAGCATCGAGGAGGCGTATCGCGGCGCCAACAGCAACATGCACGCCACCGAGGCTTTCCTGGCCCTGGCCGATGCCACGGACGATCCGCGCTGGCTGGTGCGCGCCCTGCACATCGTCGAACGAGTGATCCACGGCCATGCCGCCGCCAACGACTACCTGGTGGTGGAGCATTTCGATCGCGATTGGCAGCCGTTGCGCGAATACAACCACGACAATCCCGCCGACGGTTTCCGCCCGTACGGCACCACCCCCGGGCACGGTTTCGAATGGGCGCGGCTGCTGCTGCACCTTGAAGCGGCGCGGGTGCAGATCGGCATGCTGACCCCCGGTTGGCTGGCCCAGGACGCGCAAAAACTGTTCGACCAGAACTGCCGTCACGGTTGGAATGTCGATGGTGCGCCAGGCATTGTCTACACGCTGGATTGGGACAACCGCGCCGTGGTCCGCCATCGCCTGCATTGGGTGCACGCCGAAGCGGCGGCCGCTGCCAGCGCCTTGCTCAAGCGCACCGACGAGGCGAAATACGAAGCCTGGTACCGACTGTTCTGGGAATTTTGTGACAAGCATTTCATCGACCGCTGCAACGGCAGCTGGCATCACGAACTCGACCCGCAAAACAGCCCTAGCGCCGACATCTGGCCAGGCAAGCCGGATCTGTATCACGCCTGGCAGGCGGTGCTGATTCCGCGCTTGCCCCTGGCACCCAGCATGGCCACGGCCCTGGCGAAATTCTCCAGTCCTGCGCCTGTGTAA
- a CDS encoding response regulator produces MSSVNKSILLVDDDQEIRELLDTYLSRAGFQVRTTPDGAGFRQALNEAPSDLVILDVMLPDEDGFSLCRWVRQHPRQAHVPIIMLTASSDEADRVIGLELGADDYLGKPFSPRELQARIKALLRRAQFGQERSGGEVLAFDEWRLDMVSHRLFHTDGEEVILSGADFALLKLFLDHPQEILDRDTIGNATRGRELMPLDRIVDMAVSRLRQRLRDTDKPPRLIRTVRGSGYQLAASVVASNGH; encoded by the coding sequence GTGAGTTCAGTGAACAAATCGATTTTGTTGGTCGACGACGACCAGGAGATTCGCGAACTGCTGGACACTTACCTCAGCCGCGCGGGTTTCCAGGTGCGCACCACGCCTGATGGTGCCGGGTTTCGCCAGGCGCTGAACGAGGCGCCGAGCGACCTGGTGATCCTTGACGTGATGCTGCCCGACGAGGACGGCTTCAGCCTTTGCCGCTGGGTTCGCCAGCACCCGCGCCAGGCCCACGTGCCGATCATCATGCTCACCGCCAGTTCCGACGAGGCCGACCGGGTCATTGGCCTGGAACTGGGGGCCGATGATTACCTGGGCAAACCCTTCAGTCCTCGCGAGTTGCAGGCGCGCATCAAGGCCCTGCTGCGCCGGGCGCAATTCGGCCAGGAACGCTCCGGCGGCGAAGTGCTGGCCTTCGACGAGTGGCGGCTGGACATGGTCAGTCATCGGCTGTTCCACACCGACGGTGAAGAGGTGATTCTCTCCGGCGCCGATTTCGCCCTGCTCAAGTTGTTTCTGGACCATCCCCAGGAAATCCTCGACCGCGACACCATCGGCAATGCGACCCGTGGCCGTGAGTTGATGCCCCTGGACCGGATCGTCGACATGGCCGTCAGTCGCCTGCGCCAGCGCCTGCGTGACACCGACAAGCCGCCGCGGCTGATCCGCACGGTGCGTGGCAGCGGCTATCAACTGGCGGCCAGTGTGGTTGCCAGCAATGGTCATTGA
- a CDS encoding ATP-binding protein, which translates to MVIDWVKKVARRVPVPRSLLGRMLLLTLLVVLFAQTLSSLIWVSQLRATQLEGLVTSARSLAHSMTASVSYLRSLPVAYRPLVLDQLRSMGGTRFVVTLNDKPLGMDVLPVTPRKLAVLKAVDDVLRRSLGNSADISVNFVSPDDLRIFNAGLKLDELPRSWAHYALTLEPVNPPVLVTQIQMAPGEWLYIASLLPEPYTSLEEQDLPKQQVGFIVLTSSLLLLFIGLLVHWQSRPLKRLARAARDMSLGAEVEPVAEGGGSEVVEVGRAFNAMRERISRYLTERSQLFSAISHDLRTPITRLRLRVELLEDENLQAKFGRDLDELELLVKGALQCVKDTDIHENIEPVDLNHVLDCLVEPYLAPNGNGRVTQDGRALAPYPGKPLALKRCIGNLIDNALKYGQNAHLHIDDDETAFILHVDDEGPGVPEQRLEQVFEPHFRLAGQQQGYGLGLGIARNIAHSHGGEVSLQNLREGGLRVTLQLPRSVE; encoded by the coding sequence ATGGTCATTGACTGGGTCAAGAAAGTCGCCCGACGGGTACCGGTGCCGCGCTCGTTGTTAGGGCGGATGCTGTTGCTGACCTTGCTGGTGGTGCTGTTCGCCCAGACCCTGTCCAGCCTGATCTGGGTCTCGCAATTGCGCGCCACCCAGCTCGAAGGCCTGGTCACCAGCGCCCGTAGCCTGGCCCATTCGATGACCGCCAGCGTTAGCTACCTGCGCTCGCTGCCGGTGGCTTATCGGCCATTGGTGCTGGATCAGTTGCGCAGCATGGGCGGTACGCGGTTTGTCGTCACGCTCAACGACAAGCCCCTGGGCATGGACGTGCTGCCGGTGACGCCGCGCAAGCTGGCGGTGCTCAAGGCGGTGGACGATGTGCTGCGCCGGTCCCTGGGCAATAGCGCCGATATCTCGGTCAATTTTGTCAGCCCCGACGATCTGCGAATTTTCAACGCCGGGTTGAAACTCGACGAACTGCCCCGCTCGTGGGCCCACTACGCCTTGACGCTTGAGCCTGTGAACCCGCCAGTGCTGGTCACGCAAATCCAGATGGCGCCGGGCGAATGGCTGTACATCGCCTCGTTGCTGCCCGAACCCTACACCAGCCTCGAAGAGCAAGACCTGCCCAAGCAACAGGTCGGTTTCATCGTGCTCACCAGCAGCCTGCTGTTGCTGTTCATCGGCTTGCTGGTGCACTGGCAGAGCCGACCTCTGAAGCGCTTGGCTCGAGCGGCGCGGGACATGTCCCTGGGGGCTGAAGTGGAACCGGTGGCCGAGGGCGGCGGCAGCGAAGTGGTGGAAGTGGGGCGGGCGTTCAATGCCATGCGCGAGCGCATCAGCCGTTACCTGACCGAACGTAGCCAGTTGTTCAGCGCGATTTCCCATGACTTGCGCACGCCCATCACCCGGTTGCGCTTGCGGGTCGAGCTGCTGGAAGACGAAAACCTGCAAGCCAAGTTCGGCCGCGACCTGGACGAGCTGGAGCTGCTGGTCAAAGGCGCGCTGCAGTGCGTCAAGGACACCGACATCCACGAGAACATCGAGCCGGTGGACCTCAATCATGTGCTCGATTGCCTGGTCGAACCTTACCTGGCGCCCAACGGCAACGGCCGGGTGACCCAGGATGGTCGGGCGCTGGCGCCGTATCCCGGCAAGCCGCTGGCGCTCAAGCGCTGCATCGGCAACCTGATCGATAACGCCTTGAAGTATGGGCAGAACGCCCATCTACACATCGACGACGATGAAACCGCGTTTATCCTGCACGTCGACGACGAAGGCCCGGGTGTGCCGGAACAGCGCCTGGAGCAAGTCTTCGAGCCGCACTTCCGCCTCGCCGGCCAACAGCAGGGCTATGGCCTGGGCCTGGGCATCGCCCGCAACATCGCCCACAGCCATGGCGGCGAAGTGAGCCTGCAGAACCTGCGCGAGGGTGGGTTGCGGGTGACCTTGCAGTTGCCTCGCAGTGTGGAATAG
- a CDS encoding carbohydrate ABC transporter permease: protein MSSVAVFSKASPFDALQRWLPKLVLAPSMFIVLVGFYGYILWTFVLSFTTSTFLPNYKWAGLAQYARLMENDRWWVASKNLALFGGMFIGITLVIGVLLAVFLDQRIRREGFIRTIYLYPMALSMIVTGTAWKWLLNPGMGLDKLLRDWGWEGFRLDWLIDPDRVVYCLVIAAVWQASGFIMAMFLAGLRGVDQSIIRAAQIDGASMPRIYWKVVLPSLRPVFFSAVMILAHIAIKSFDLVAAMTAGGPGYSSDLPAMFMYSFTFSRGQMGMGSASAILMLGAILAIIVPYLYSELRTKRHD, encoded by the coding sequence ATGAGTTCTGTTGCTGTGTTCAGCAAGGCCTCGCCGTTCGATGCATTGCAGCGCTGGCTCCCGAAACTGGTGCTGGCGCCGAGCATGTTCATCGTTCTGGTGGGCTTCTATGGCTATATCTTGTGGACGTTCGTCCTGTCGTTCACCACGTCGACGTTCCTGCCCAACTACAAATGGGCGGGCCTGGCGCAATACGCACGGCTGATGGAGAACGACCGCTGGTGGGTGGCGAGCAAGAACCTGGCGCTGTTCGGCGGCATGTTCATCGGCATCACCCTGGTGATCGGCGTACTGCTGGCGGTGTTTCTTGACCAGCGTATTCGTCGCGAAGGTTTCATCCGCACCATTTACCTGTACCCGATGGCGCTCTCGATGATCGTTACCGGTACCGCCTGGAAATGGCTGCTCAACCCGGGCATGGGCCTGGACAAATTGTTGCGTGACTGGGGCTGGGAAGGCTTCCGCCTGGACTGGCTGATCGACCCGGACCGTGTGGTGTATTGCCTGGTGATCGCGGCGGTATGGCAAGCCTCGGGCTTCATCATGGCGATGTTCCTCGCTGGCTTGCGGGGTGTCGATCAATCGATCATTCGTGCCGCGCAGATCGATGGCGCGAGCATGCCGCGTATCTACTGGAAAGTGGTGCTGCCAAGCCTGCGTCCGGTGTTCTTCAGCGCTGTGATGATCCTGGCGCACATCGCGATCAAGAGTTTCGACCTGGTGGCGGCGATGACGGCCGGCGGCCCGGGTTACTCCTCTGACCTGCCTGCCATGTTCATGTATTCCTTCACCTTCAGTCGCGGCCAGATGGGCATGGGCTCGGCCAGTGCAATCCTGATGCTCGGTGCGATTCTCGCGATCATCGTGCCTTACCTGTACTCCGAGCTGAGGACCAAGCGTCATGACTAG